In Pantoea phytobeneficialis, one genomic interval encodes:
- a CDS encoding LysR family transcriptional regulator, giving the protein MFRTTLEQWAILDKVVELGGFNQAAEAMNRSQSSVSYNLSLLQERLGIALLRIEGRRALLTAQGETLLAQVRPLLNAFHALEVRAASLHNGARTQLELVVDNIFPRQTLFRVLQQFQQYYPATQIQLTEVLEYDDPLHPAVPDADVMVMTRREDVSGRGQWLMNVDFLAVIHRDHPLLSLPQPLTEYDLSRYPQIRIGTSRSQAPHASVGQSEQWFFSTVDTAIEAVMHQVGYGWLPQGRIAEALQLGVLQPLPLNHGGRRSTPMHLIVKKELIPLDDQVIALVNLFTRYCSGQGAVTGT; this is encoded by the coding sequence ATGTTCAGAACCACGCTGGAGCAGTGGGCAATCCTCGATAAGGTGGTGGAACTGGGGGGATTTAATCAGGCGGCAGAGGCGATGAACCGCAGCCAGTCCTCCGTCAGCTACAATCTTTCGCTGTTGCAGGAGCGTCTGGGCATTGCGCTGTTGCGTATCGAAGGGCGCCGGGCATTGCTCACCGCACAAGGCGAAACCTTACTGGCGCAGGTGCGCCCGTTGCTCAATGCTTTTCACGCGCTGGAAGTGCGCGCGGCCAGCCTGCATAACGGAGCGCGCACCCAACTGGAACTGGTGGTGGATAATATTTTCCCGCGCCAGACGTTGTTCCGGGTGTTGCAGCAGTTCCAGCAGTACTATCCGGCCACACAAATTCAGCTTACCGAAGTGCTGGAATATGACGATCCCCTGCATCCCGCCGTTCCCGATGCGGATGTGATGGTGATGACGCGACGTGAAGATGTCTCCGGGCGGGGACAATGGCTGATGAACGTCGATTTTCTGGCGGTGATCCACCGCGATCACCCGCTGCTGTCGCTGCCGCAGCCGCTCACCGAGTATGATCTGTCGCGCTATCCGCAAATTCGCATCGGTACTTCGCGTTCGCAGGCACCGCATGCCTCGGTGGGGCAATCCGAGCAGTGGTTTTTTTCCACGGTGGATACCGCCATTGAGGCGGTGATGCATCAGGTGGGGTACGGCTGGCTACCACAGGGGCGCATCGCCGAGGCGTTGCAGCTTGGCGTGCTGCAACCGTTGCCGCTCAATCACGGGGGCCGCCGGAGTACGCCAATGCATCTGATTGTAAAAAAGGAGCTGATTCCGCTGGATGATCAGGTGATCGCCTTGGTTAACCTGTTCACTCGTTATTGTTCAGGGCAGGGTGCTGTCACCGGCACCTAA
- a CDS encoding GNAT family N-acetyltransferase, which yields MEILQAEEQHIPGIQQIYAHHVLHGCATFETDPPDDATMLARLHNITAAGLPWLVAEEDGVVLGYCYLSRWRERFAYRFSLEDSVYIDQRFTGRGIGRQLLARALQWAEQQGYRQMVGVIGNSENSASIALHRSAGFTVTGTLHSVGFKHGRWLDTVIMQRALGAGDSTLP from the coding sequence ATGGAAATTTTGCAGGCAGAAGAACAACATATCCCCGGCATCCAACAAATTTATGCCCACCATGTCCTGCATGGTTGCGCCACTTTTGAAACCGATCCCCCCGATGATGCCACCATGCTGGCGCGCCTGCACAACATCACGGCCGCCGGACTGCCTTGGTTGGTGGCGGAGGAAGATGGCGTGGTACTCGGCTACTGCTACCTGTCGCGCTGGCGTGAACGCTTTGCCTATCGCTTCAGTCTGGAAGATTCGGTGTATATCGACCAGCGCTTCACCGGACGCGGCATTGGCCGTCAGCTGCTGGCGCGGGCACTGCAATGGGCCGAGCAACAGGGGTATCGTCAGATGGTTGGCGTGATCGGCAACAGCGAGAACAGCGCCTCTATCGCCCTGCACCGCTCTGCCGGCTTTACCGTGACCGGCACCTTACACTCGGTCGGCTTCAAACATGGCCGCTGGCTGGACACGGTGATTATGCAACGTGCCTTAGGTGCCGGTGACAGCACCCTGCCCTGA
- a CDS encoding LysR family transcriptional regulator codes for MASLNLDHLDTFRLVISRGSFSGAADVLGLSQPAVSLQIRQLEQSLQTRLIERTGRGVRATAAGLALLEHGEHIASAIAAALAAVTQQAEEISGTVIIGTGATACIHLLPPLLQQLRQQHPQLKVDVRTGNTAAIIRAVEENQVDIGLVTLPVASQSVHVSALYDEKFRLIMARDSAAAVEPAELAPLPLIVFEPGSGTRAVIDGWFREAGVRATPVMELGSIEAIKRMVRAGLGYSLVPAMALAQPEDRAGLCVLEPQPALQRTLGTVMRQDRIVNRGMTAVLELLRHACTGP; via the coding sequence ATGGCCAGTCTCAATCTTGATCATCTGGACACCTTCCGGTTAGTGATTAGCCGGGGAAGTTTTTCCGGTGCCGCCGATGTGCTCGGCCTGTCGCAACCGGCGGTCAGTCTGCAAATTCGTCAACTGGAGCAATCGCTACAAACCCGGCTGATTGAACGCACCGGGCGCGGGGTGCGCGCTACGGCGGCGGGGCTGGCGTTGCTCGAACATGGCGAACATATTGCCAGCGCTATCGCTGCCGCGCTGGCGGCGGTGACGCAGCAGGCGGAGGAAATCAGCGGGACGGTGATCATCGGGACGGGCGCGACCGCCTGCATTCATCTGCTGCCGCCCTTGCTGCAACAACTGCGCCAGCAGCACCCGCAGTTAAAAGTGGATGTGCGCACCGGCAACACCGCGGCCATTATACGTGCGGTGGAGGAAAATCAGGTGGATATTGGCCTGGTGACGCTGCCGGTCGCCAGCCAGAGCGTGCATGTCAGCGCGTTGTACGATGAAAAGTTCCGACTAATTATGGCGCGCGACAGTGCAGCGGCGGTCGAGCCTGCGGAACTGGCCCCGTTGCCCCTGATTGTGTTCGAACCGGGTAGCGGTACACGCGCAGTGATTGATGGCTGGTTTCGCGAGGCCGGGGTGCGCGCCACGCCGGTGATGGAGTTGGGTAGCATTGAGGCGATCAAGCGGATGGTTCGAGCCGGGCTGGGTTACAGCCTGGTGCCGGCTATGGCGCTGGCACAACCGGAGGATCGGGCGGGATTGTGCGTGCTGGAACCGCAGCCCGCCTTACAGCGTACGCTGGGTACGGTGATGCGCCAGGACCGCATTGTCAACCGTGGCATGACGGCGGTGCTGGAGCTGTTACGTCATGCATGTACAGGCCCGTAG